The Synechocystis sp. PCC 6714 genome includes the window GATTCTTTTTACCATCAATGGATTAGTCAACCGCCAGAAGCAGATTATTGGCAGTGGCGATCGCCGGATAAGCGATGGCAAATTAGGGAAAAAGTTGATATTCCCGTGTTGCAAATTGGTGGCTGGTTTGACCCCCATCTACGGGGCAATTTGCGTTTATATCAAGCATTGAAAAAACATGGTATTAAGCAAAAATTGGTGGTGGGGCCCTGGGGTCATTTTCCCTGGGGCAGTGGGGCCGGGGAACAAAATTATGGTGACTCCGCTATCAGTGCGATGGATAGGTTGCAACTGGCCTGGTTTGATCATTTCCTCAAAGGCCAAGGGCCTCACTTTGATTCGGCTAGTTTAGAGTTATTCGATCTAGGCATCAAACAATGGCGGTACTTAACCGATTGGCCTTCCACCCAACAAAGCTGGTTTTTGCAATGTTCCGGTTTAGGCACCACCCAGGGTAGTGCTTTAACCCCAGAAGTTCCGGCCCAGGAAAAGTTAACAGAGGTAGTTAACGATGTGTGGGTGCACGACCCCTGGCGGCCAGTAACCAGTTTTGGAGGTCACAGCGGCTATCCCCAAGGAATGAAGGAACGCAGTCAAGTGGATGATCGCAGTGATGTGGTCACCTACACCTCTGAGCCTTTAACCGAGAATTTAACTATCTGCGGTGTTCCCAAAATTTTCCTTACGGTGGAATCCGATCGCCTTAGCTTCGATGTGGCGGTTAGTCTAGCTCAAGTTACTAATACCGGGGAAGTTTTTGCCCTAAGCCATGGTTACTGTACTAGCTGCGAGCAAAAAGCTAATTTGGAAATTTTTCTCCAGGCAATTTGTGTAACATTGTCCCCTGGCGATCGCCTGCGAATTAGTTTAGCTGGGGCAAGTTTTCCTGCCTATGCTGTTAACCCTGGCACGGGAGAAAAGGCAATTTTTACTAGGCTAATAGACCAACAAATTATCACGGTAGCTTTAGTTAACAATGGCAACGTAAATAATTATCTACGTTTACCCACCCTTTAACAGAGGTGGAAAACTGTTCAGATCGCCAACAATTTTGCGACAAAAAAGCTGACGATGGAGGGGGGTTTTTCCCAACGTTTTTAATCCCTGGCGATGTTTAACGGTGCCATAACCCTTGTTTTGAGCCAAATCGTAGCCGGGAAAACGTGCCGCTAAGCGGGTAATTAGGTCATCCCGCCAAACCTTAGCAAGGATGCTGGCGGCACCAATGAGCACCGAATGGTTATCCCCTGCGGTGATGGCCATTTGTGGGAAGGCGTACCTAGGTAAAATATCCCGTCCATCCACCAACAGGTAATCCGGGGCAAGGGGTAGTTTTGCCACTGCCCTTTCCATAGCTAATAAACTGGCTTGGCGGATATTAATGCGCTCAATGGTGGGTACATCGGCAAAGCTAATGGCATAACGGTGCAAATATTCAGGCAATTCCCGGGCCAAATCCCAACGACGGTTGGAGGAAAGTTTTTTACTATCTCTTACCCCCAAAGCCCGTAGTTGTTCTATGGTGCCAATGGGAGCTAGCACCGCCGCCGCCACCACCGGGCCAAATAGGGCACCCCGCCCCACTTCATCCACCCCCGCCACCAGGCGATCGCCGGATAGTTCCCAGTTCTCCTGCCACCACTGGCGATCGTCATAGCAAGTCGAATGGAAAATCAAGTTAATATCTACTCCGCCGAGGAACGCCGCCGTCTTCGGCCAGGACGTTTTTTTGTTTCCACAGGTACAGACACTTCCGCCTTCGGAGAAGATTGCGTATCATCAATCGAGATGGGCAGATCACCTTTTTCTTGATCCATAGTTTCGTTAGTTTCTTTGCCTTGTTCCTCGACGCTTGCTGTTTCAACTTCCGTTAAAACGGTTTTCACCTCATCTGGGGAGCCGTTGCCATTATCCAGTAAGTGTGTCGAGGCACCAACCTGACCGCCATTACCATTGACCTCTGCCCCGGAAGAAGTTCCAGCAGTGATCACCGACACCACAAAAGACCGGGGGTCCTGATCGGCGTACTCGGTTTTAATTAAGGGAGAAATTCCCATGCGGGCATAGATATCCTGCTCCAAGGGTGTCATGGCGATATCCAACGGAACCAGCGGTTTTTCCACCCGACGGGCTGGCCGCTCACGGCGTTGGGGGGCTATGGTGGCGGGCTTCTCCTTAGTGGCTGTGGGGGAAGCCCCTTTACTGCGGGAAGTGCCCAAAGATTTAGTTGTTTCCTTCTCGGGAAAATCTGAACCTCGACGACGGCGACGACGACGGTTAACATCCCGATCGCCCTGCTCTTGATAGTTAGGATGGAAAAGTAAATCCAGGGGACTGGATATTTTCGCCTCTTCTTTCTTCGGAGCTTCACTGACCTTGGGACTGGGGGGGGAAAGAATCGGTTTTTCCACTAACCTGGGGGGAATACTACTGCTAACGGCAGTGGGGGCTAGGGAAACAAAACCCTTTTCCCCGGGCAGTTCTACCAAATGCCCCAGGCCTCCACATTCGGGACAGGTTTGCCCAAATAATTCATACAAATTCTGTCCCTGGCGCTTACGGGTCAACTCCACCAGCCCCAACTCTGTCAGTTGGGCAATTTGAGGCCGAGCCTTGTCCGACTCTAGACAACGATTGAAATGTTCCAAAAGTTGCAGTTGATCCTTATGGGAATCCATGTCAATGAAATCAACAATGACTACCCCACCAATATTTCTCAGTTTTAACTGGCGAGCAATTTCCGTCGCCGCTTCATAGTTAGTCCACAGTACCGTTTCCCGGGAATTGGCCGAATGGGTAAAGGAACCGGAGTTAACGTCGATCACTGTCAAGGCCTCCGTGGGCTCAATGATCACATAGCCTCCCGAAGGTAAGTCAACCCTCGGTTTGAGGGCTTCCCGAATGGTGGCATTGACCCGGAAATACTCCAGAATGCTGAGGGCTTCCCGGTGACAATCAATTAGCACCCCCTCTGGCAAACGACCTTGGTCCCAATTCATTAACTGTTGTTTGACCCGTTTCATCCCCGCCGGAGTGTCCACTACAATGCGATTCACTTCGCTGGAATACATATCCCGCAACACCCGTTTGATGAAATCGTCATCCCGGTCCAATAACATGGGAGCACTACGGGTCATTGCCTGCTGTTGCACCAATTCCCACTGCCTTTGCAGATTTTCCAAATCCTCGATGATGGCGTCTTCCGGCACATCCTCTGCTTCCGTACGTACCAGTAATCCCATGCCTGGGGGCTTAATCAACACCGCCAAAGCCCGTAACCGACTGCGCTCCTCTTCTCGATTTATCCGCCGGGAAAGGTTAACCCCTCGGCCATGGGGCATTAGGACAATGTAACGCCCCGGCATGCTGATGTTGCCAGTCAAGCGTGGGCCTTTGTTGCCCGTGGGCTCCTTCATTACCTGCACCAAAACCCTCTGTTGGGGGGCAAGTAGTTCAGTGATGGACGCAGAGGTGCGCCTTAGTCTGATGGGGCCTAGGTCGCTAACGTGGATAAAGCCATTTTTTTCCGTATCCCCAATGTTGATAAAAGCGGCGTCAATGCTGGGCAGAATATTGTCAACTAAGCCTAAATAAATATCTCCCACCTGTTGGCTGCCCGTAGACACCACCAATTCTTGAATTTGATCCTTCCAAAAAACAGCAGCAACCTGATGTTTCTCAGCAATGACAATTTGTTTTGGCATAAATATATCCCTCAAAAGGCCATCCCAAAACCAGCCCAGCATTGGGGACAGGGGGAAAATAGCCTATGGAAAAATGTTGTAATGTTGGACATTGGGTGAACTGAATATTTTCCTCTCTAGGGTCAACCTAACCCTTGGCCCAGTGGGCTATTCCCATCATCTCCTTTGCCATGCTGTGACTGGCGTTTTGGCCACCATTGCTTCCCGACAAGGTTTAAACAAACAGGGACTTTTTGAGTGGCATAAATACGGTCAACTTGCTGGAAAAATCCGTAGATATTCCCAGGGACATCCCCAGGGGACAACCGCCCATCGCACGGACGGGGGAAATAGATAGGCAAGGGTATTGGAGGCAGTTTAAGACGGAAAAAACTATCTGTTTTTCTACACCGCAAGAACGACAACCGGTAACGATTAGAAAAGAAGAATCGGGGGTTGCTTACGGCGATTCACTACAGGGGCATAACTTGTGCTGGTTATCCCTGGATCAAGGCCAACAATTCTGTTAGGCACTGACCCTGAGGGGTTGAAATCCCTCTCAAATAACCCAGGCACCGTCAGAAGAAATAAGCCTAATGCCCGGGAAATTTAAACTGAATATAACCTGAAATGGTAGCCTTTAGCAAGAAAACACCACGCTCCAGGGATTGGGCTAAACTGCCCGATGGCGATCGACTTTATCCAATGCCGCCGCTAACCCTTCGTCCAGAGCACCGTCCCCCACAATGGAGCGCACCCCCTCTAGGGTGGAAAGAATGTTACGGGGGTCGAGGAACATTACCTTACTGCTGTTGCTACTGCCAATGGCAATCCCCATGTTGAGGTACTGCTGGGCTAAGAGAAACTGGAGGGCTTCCCTAGCGTGGCTATCGGACTTCAATTTTTCGGTCAGAATGGCTAGGGCTTCTGCGGTGGCTTGGGCCTCCAACACCTTTTTCTGCTGTTCGGCTTCGGCATTGAGAATGGCGGCTTTTTTCAATGCTTCGGCTTCCAGTACCCTGGCTTGGGCATCCCCCTGGGCGGAGTTGATGGCGGAATCCCGCTGACCTTCGGAGGTGAGAATGGCGGCCCGTTTTTTCCTTTCCGCCGACATCTGTAATTCCATGGAGTCCAGCACTGCTTTAGAAGGCATAATATCCCGCAGTTCCACCCTCGTGACTTTAACGCCCCAGGGGTCGGTGGAAATGTCTAGTTCTCGCAACAATAATTCGTTGATTTCTGTACGGGCGGTGAAGGTTTGATCCAATTCCAGTTTGCCAATTTCCGAGCGGATCTGAGTCAGCACCAGATTGACCATAGCGGATTGGAGATTTTCCACTTTGTAATATGCTTTCTCCATGTCAACGATGCGCCAATAGACCACTGCATCGGCGGTGATGGCCACGTTGTCTTTAGTAATGCAGGATTGAGGGGGAATATCGATGACCTTTTCCCTGGTGGTTTGCCTATAGACCACCCGATCCAAGATGGGGATGGTGAAATTTAAGCCGGGGGTAAGTTTTTTGTTATAGCTCCCTAGCCGTTCCACTAGGTATTCGTTTTTTTCGTTAACGATTTTGACGGAAGTACCGATCGCCGACCCGAAGAAGACGAGAAAGAAGAGAAAAAAAGCTTCCATGGTTAAGCTCCGCTGTTATTGGGAAAAAGGACGAACTCTGGGTCAATGCCGGTGGGGCAAATGATTAAAGCAATTTATTAACTAAACTTTGCGCTTTGCCAACTGAACAAAATTCATTCAGGCATTCAGGTGTGGAAGATGGAAAAACTGACTGAGTGAAAGGCCCTGGGAAGGGAATAACCAGAGCTAACCAGACCTAGAGTTGGATTTGGAACTGATCCAATGGAGGCTGGAAAGGTTCGTCCTGGTCGCCGGGTAAGGCCTGGCTGGGTAAATCCTGGATATGAATTTCCTGCCGTTGCTGTTCATTGAGGGTGATGGGTTGGAGAGTTCCCGCGACAGCATCCAACTGATAGGCTTCAGAAACCAGGCTGCTGGGACAACATTCGGGGTCTCCCTGCTGGTGTTTCAACATGTTGAGGCGGATTTGTCCATCTTTAATCACTAGACTTTGTACCCGGACCCGATCGCCGAGGAAATAGGTATCGGGGTTAGAGGGGGAACCATTGGGCCCCACGGCCACCACCGCCAGGTAGATCAATTCGTCGGGACTAACTACGCTCTGTCTGCGGAGAATTACCGCCGCATCCTGGTCGCCATCTTGGTCCACATCACCAATGGCAATGGGCTTGATCAAATTAAGGCTAAAAGTTCCTCCGGCAAACACACCATTGTTAAGGGAATATGTACTTTGGTCGGGAATGGTGTAGCTCAGGTTTTTTAGCACGTCCACTGTCAAAGGGGAGGCTCCATTCTGGGCGATCGGGGATGGCCCCACCGGAGGGACCGCCTTCACCACAGGCCCCAGAGCTATACCCCCTGCCATGGCAGCGAATAAACCCAAACCCATAAAACCAATCTTATTAGCCATTATCTCAATCCTTTTGGAACTTTTTCTGACCATTGTGCCCAGACAAAAGCACTTTCCCAGGGCCAAAGGACAGTTTAGCGAGGGTTTTTGTTGCCTTGACTCCATTGTAAAGCCATGGCGGCACTCCCCCCAGGGGTGAAAAACGTTCGTGACGAGCATTAGCCCCACTCCAGCCTTTGTTAGGGTATAGAATTGCCTAAGCTGTCCTGCCATCTGGTGTTTATGGTTGCCGATTCCGTGCCCGATCAGTCCTCTTTTGTGGGGAAAACCATCCGTCCCGTTGCCGCTGTTTCTATCCATGGCATTGTCTTTGACGGGGACCGATTGCTGGCGGTGGATAGTAAAAACGGCTATCTGCTGGAGGTTGATCCCCGCACGAACAATACCAAACTGCTCAATGGTCAGTACTGGCAAGAGTTTATTGGTGCCACGGGTTTGGCGGTACCGCAGGGATTGACTACACAGGACGCCAATGGGCAATTATGGTTCACTGCTGGACAGTACGTTTACACTTGCAACCTGGCGGAGGAAGACCTCAAACCTGAAGTATTTGCTTGGTTTGAAGAGCCGGTCAACGGCGTTGCCATTTGGGAAAACACCGTTTACATCACCTGCCATAAACGGGGCTACATTTGGGTTTATGGACGGGATACCCGCAAGCTAGTGGCAACTTTTTACAGTCCTGGTATTGGTGTGGAGAACATCACTGTGCGGGGGGAAGAACTCTGGGTTTGTGACAGCGCTGAGCAGAGTGTTTATTGCCTCGACCGGGCCACAGGAGAAGTCGAGTTCAGTCTGATTACTCCCTTTGAAAATCCCACAGGATTGGCTTTTTACCACGATCAACCCAGGGGCAAAGAAACCCTTTATGTGGCCTATGTACAACAGGAACCATACATCCGGGACAACCCCAATGCCGATCCTAACCATGAGTTGATGTACCGAGAAACCACGTTTATCCACCCCCTATACTTCCACAACGATCACCAAAAACGCTGTACTTTTTCCAACGGTTACCTGGTGGAAATGCGTTATGCGGAAGAATTAGCTCCTCTGGATCCGGTGGAGCTTAAACAGGTGGAATGGCGAATGGCCTTACCAGCGGAAACCCTCCGGCAAAAAATTCGCACCATTGAACCAGTGGGTCTACCCTTTAGCCGCATTGATGATGTGAACGGACAAAAGGTGGCCGTGTTCGAATTTGACCAGCTCGATTTGGAAAGTAGGGCCGTGTTTGGTTGGCGGGTGGAAATGGAGGTGTGGGGGATCAAGTACCGCCTTAAGCCCAGTGATTGCGAGCATCTACCCGCTTTACCAGAAGGCTTTGCCGATCAGTATTTGGTGGATAACGATAACCTCAGCATGGAAACCGATATCATTATCCGGGCCGCCGCTGAGGCGATCGGTCGAGAGACCAATGTCCTCCGTAAGATGTTTAATATCCGCAATTATGTCTATGATCGCCTTTCCTATGGCATTAAGCCCCACATTGACACCCCTGACTTGGCTCTACGCCGGGGGGTGGGTTCCTGCGGTGAATATGTGGGAGTTCTACTCGCCCTAGCCCGTTTAAACGGCATTGCCTGTCGCACCGCCGGTCGCTACAAATGCCCGCCCCATCCTCTCAAGCGTAATTTACCCATGGAGCCGGACTTCAACCATGTTTGGTTTGAGTTTTATCTCCCCGGCATTGGTTGGCTGCCTATGGAATCGAACCCGGACGACACCAACGACGGTGGCCCTTACCCCACCCGTTTCTTTATGGGTCTAGCTTGGTACCATGCTGAAACCGCTAAAGATGTGCCGTTTGAGCAGTTATTCAGCCAAGGTATTCCTGTTAATAAACAGGTGGTTTCCATCGGTGAGTTGGCCATTAACCATGTGCAATTTACTATTCTGGAGGAACTAGACCCAGCTGCACATCTTGCTGATGGCTAAGTCTTCCCCTTCTTTGTTCGTACAGACCCCTGAAAAAACAACGACCAGGCTGACAATTTTCCCTGATAGCCCGATCGCCGTTGCTATTTTCCCAAAGGACAAATGCTAGTCTGAGCAGACCCCACCTAGCCTTAGAGCACTCCCATATTGGCTAAGCCCAGAATGACCCCAGCGCCCAGGATGTGACCAAAGCTGGCCGTGCCCAGCACAGCCCCCAAACCAAAGCCCCCAAAGAAGTTGGCAGAAGGCATAGGAGTGCCAACATTTTGTTGTTTGATGGTCAATTTGCCAAAGGTGATCGCCAAAATATTACAGGCAATCATCACTCCGGCAATTTTAGGACTCCAGGACAAGGTGGTGGGAACGGCGGCGGCCAGTAAAAAGCTATGCATTGAGATTCTCCAGAATTAAAGATGGTTTTTAAAGCCATAACCCCACACTAATGGGGGTCTTTAAAAGTTTCATCTTACGGGGCGACTTTGCCCCTGGGAAACCAGCTTTGCAATACTTAACAAATTTCCTAGTGTCAGTTTAGAAGATGGGTTTGGCAAAATTCTGTGATCTTGTTTAAATCATCGGTTGTTTGCCCTTGAATCTTTGGAGGACGGGCAATTCTAATCAGGGTTACCCCCAATGCTTCAGCCACTTTTTGCTTAACCAATTCTCCCCCCTGGGCACCGGAAGCTTTCGTCACCACTGATTGAATTTGCCATTGTTGCCACAGGGCTTTTTCCAATGGTTCAGCTACGGGGGGACGCATAGCAATAATTCGGTCGGAAGTAAACCCAGCGGCGATCGCCTGGGCTAGGGCCTGGGGATAGGGCAAAATACGGGCAAATAGAATCGCTTGCCTCTGCAGTGGGCCGAAATGGCTTAACCATCGGGCTCCAACGGTCAACAGCACCCGTTTTCCCATCAAGTAAGGCTGATATTGTCCTGCGGTTAAACTCTGAATGTCGGGCACTTCTAGGGTATTTTTTCCCAAAGCTAGGGACATCCGCTCAAATCGGAGATAGGGAATTTTTTGCTTTCTGGCGATCGCCGTAACCGTGGCGGTAATTTGGGATGCAAAGGGATGGGAAGCATCGACAATGACTGCAATGCCATGGCATTGCAAAAAAGCTGGAATCTGTTCTGGGCTTAGTGCCCCTACTTTCACAGTCAAGCAGGGATGAACAGGATATAGAGGCGCAGCTTCCGGGGTGGTTACCGTCACCAGACAGTTTATTCCCTGGGCAATTAACCCTTCGGCAACGACACGACTATCCGCAGTGCCGCCGATTAACCAAACAGTTGGCAGGGTAATCACTATGGTCAAATTATTCGATGGATTATCTACAACTGGAATTTTTCACCCAAGTAATACTGACGCACCAAGGGATTTTCCGATAGCTCCCCTGCACTGCCGGAAGCCAAAATTTGCCCATCCCGCATAATGTAACCCCGGTTAGTAATAGCTAGGGTTTCCCGCACATTATGGTCGGTGATTAAAATGCCCATATTTCGTTCCCGCAACTGGGCAATGATAGTCTGAATTTCTGCCACCGCAATGGGGTCAACCCCCGCAAAGGGTTCATCTAAGAGCAAAAATTTTGGTCCTTCCACCCCGATCGCCAGAGCCCGGGCCAACTCAGTGCGTCGCCGTTCTCCCCCGGAAATTTGTGAGCCCTGGGTGTTGGCAACTTTTTCCAGGCGAAACTCCGCCAATAGTTGCTCAAGCCGATGCTTCCGTAGGGGCAAAGAAACTCCCGTTTGTTCTAAAGCGAGGAGGATATTATCCCGCACACTCAACTGGCGAAATACGCTGGCCTGTTGAGTTAGGTAGCCTAAACCGAGGTGAGCCCGTTGGTTCAGGGGCAAATTAGTTATGTCCCGCTGGTGGAGCCACACCCGCCCTGTATTCGGCTTTACCAATCCCGTGGCAATGTAAAAAGTGGTGGTTTTTCCCGCTCCGTTAGGGCCAAGTAAGCCAACAATTTCCCCCGGGGCGACTTGGGCATTGACCCGATTGACCACACAACGTTTACCGTAAAGTTTATGGATGTTTTCTAAAACTAGGGTCACGATCGCCGTTCTCGCTAAAGAGCCTTTCACCTAATGCCGTTAGTATCCCACAGCTAAGAACCCAGGGGAGGTAAATCAGGCAAAGTGTCACCGGGGAGGGGATTGGGGCCAGCGGGGGCGGGGCCGCCTT containing:
- a CDS encoding CocE/NonD family hydrolase: MSAIQPICQSMVTRDGVRLDSDLYYPNSGGPWPALLMRQPYGRRLASTLVYAHPHWYASQGYLVVIQDVRGRGSSEGEFDLFAREVEDGKDCLDWVSQLPQCDGSVAMYGFSYQGMTQLYAAANHHPCLKTICPAMIAWDLYQDWAYENGAFCLQNNLGWALQLAADSAKHRRDGATFQQLMRLARSYDFSDVQPAIPDRLGELAPDSFYHQWISQPPEADYWQWRSPDKRWQIREKVDIPVLQIGGWFDPHLRGNLRLYQALKKHGIKQKLVVGPWGHFPWGSGAGEQNYGDSAISAMDRLQLAWFDHFLKGQGPHFDSASLELFDLGIKQWRYLTDWPSTQQSWFLQCSGLGTTQGSALTPEVPAQEKLTEVVNDVWVHDPWRPVTSFGGHSGYPQGMKERSQVDDRSDVVTYTSEPLTENLTICGVPKIFLTVESDRLSFDVAVSLAQVTNTGEVFALSHGYCTSCEQKANLEIFLQAICVTLSPGDRLRISLAGASFPAYAVNPGTGEKAIFTRLIDQQIITVALVNNGNVNNYLRLPTL
- a CDS encoding ribonuclease HII, translated to MAGVDEVGRGALFGPVVAAAVLAPIGTIEQLRALGVRDSKKLSSNRRWDLARELPEYLHRYAISFADVPTIERINIRQASLLAMERAVAKLPLAPDYLLVDGRDILPRYAFPQMAITAGDNHSVLIGAASILAKVWRDDLITRLAARFPGYDLAQNKGYGTVKHRQGLKTLGKTPLHRQLFCRKIVGDLNSFPPLLKGG
- a CDS encoding Rne/Rng family ribonuclease, giving the protein MPKQIVIAEKHQVAAVFWKDQIQELVVSTGSQQVGDIYLGLVDNILPSIDAAFINIGDTEKNGFIHVSDLGPIRLRRTSASITELLAPQQRVLVQVMKEPTGNKGPRLTGNISMPGRYIVLMPHGRGVNLSRRINREEERSRLRALAVLIKPPGMGLLVRTEAEDVPEDAIIEDLENLQRQWELVQQQAMTRSAPMLLDRDDDFIKRVLRDMYSSEVNRIVVDTPAGMKRVKQQLMNWDQGRLPEGVLIDCHREALSILEYFRVNATIREALKPRVDLPSGGYVIIEPTEALTVIDVNSGSFTHSANSRETVLWTNYEAATEIARQLKLRNIGGVVIVDFIDMDSHKDQLQLLEHFNRCLESDKARPQIAQLTELGLVELTRKRQGQNLYELFGQTCPECGGLGHLVELPGEKGFVSLAPTAVSSSIPPRLVEKPILSPPSPKVSEAPKKEEAKISSPLDLLFHPNYQEQGDRDVNRRRRRRRGSDFPEKETTKSLGTSRSKGASPTATKEKPATIAPQRRERPARRVEKPLVPLDIAMTPLEQDIYARMGISPLIKTEYADQDPRSFVVSVITAGTSSGAEVNGNGGQVGASTHLLDNGNGSPDEVKTVLTEVETASVEEQGKETNETMDQEKGDLPISIDDTQSSPKAEVSVPVETKKRPGRRRRRSSAE
- a CDS encoding SPFH domain-containing protein, whose protein sequence is MEAFFLFFLVFFGSAIGTSVKIVNEKNEYLVERLGSYNKKLTPGLNFTIPILDRVVYRQTTREKVIDIPPQSCITKDNVAITADAVVYWRIVDMEKAYYKVENLQSAMVNLVLTQIRSEIGKLELDQTFTARTEINELLLRELDISTDPWGVKVTRVELRDIMPSKAVLDSMELQMSAERKKRAAILTSEGQRDSAINSAQGDAQARVLEAEALKKAAILNAEAEQQKKVLEAQATAEALAILTEKLKSDSHAREALQFLLAQQYLNMGIAIGSSNSSKVMFLDPRNILSTLEGVRSIVGDGALDEGLAAALDKVDRHRAV
- a CDS encoding transglutaminase family protein, with the translated sequence MFMVADSVPDQSSFVGKTIRPVAAVSIHGIVFDGDRLLAVDSKNGYLLEVDPRTNNTKLLNGQYWQEFIGATGLAVPQGLTTQDANGQLWFTAGQYVYTCNLAEEDLKPEVFAWFEEPVNGVAIWENTVYITCHKRGYIWVYGRDTRKLVATFYSPGIGVENITVRGEELWVCDSAEQSVYCLDRATGEVEFSLITPFENPTGLAFYHDQPRGKETLYVAYVQQEPYIRDNPNADPNHELMYRETTFIHPLYFHNDHQKRCTFSNGYLVEMRYAEELAPLDPVELKQVEWRMALPAETLRQKIRTIEPVGLPFSRIDDVNGQKVAVFEFDQLDLESRAVFGWRVEMEVWGIKYRLKPSDCEHLPALPEGFADQYLVDNDNLSMETDIIIRAAAEAIGRETNVLRKMFNIRNYVYDRLSYGIKPHIDTPDLALRRGVGSCGEYVGVLLALARLNGIACRTAGRYKCPPHPLKRNLPMEPDFNHVWFEFYLPGIGWLPMESNPDDTNDGGPYPTRFFMGLAWYHAETAKDVPFEQLFSQGIPVNKQVVSIGELAINHVQFTILEELDPAAHLADG
- the psaK gene encoding photosystem I reaction center subunit PsaK, producing MHSFLLAAAVPTTLSWSPKIAGVMIACNILAITFGKLTIKQQNVGTPMPSANFFGGFGLGAVLGTASFGHILGAGVILGLANMGVL
- the cobK gene encoding precorrin-6A reductase, translated to MVITLPTVWLIGGTADSRVVAEGLIAQGINCLVTVTTPEAAPLYPVHPCLTVKVGALSPEQIPAFLQCHGIAVIVDASHPFASQITATVTAIARKQKIPYLRFERMSLALGKNTLEVPDIQSLTAGQYQPYLMGKRVLLTVGARWLSHFGPLQRQAILFARILPYPQALAQAIAAGFTSDRIIAMRPPVAEPLEKALWQQWQIQSVVTKASGAQGGELVKQKVAEALGVTLIRIARPPKIQGQTTDDLNKITEFCQTHLLN
- the lptB gene encoding LPS export ABC transporter ATP-binding protein; the protein is MKGSLARTAIVTLVLENIHKLYGKRCVVNRVNAQVAPGEIVGLLGPNGAGKTTTFYIATGLVKPNTGRVWLHQRDITNLPLNQRAHLGLGYLTQQASVFRQLSVRDNILLALEQTGVSLPLRKHRLEQLLAEFRLEKVANTQGSQISGGERRRTELARALAIGVEGPKFLLLDEPFAGVDPIAVAEIQTIIAQLRERNMGILITDHNVRETLAITNRGYIMRDGQILASGSAGELSENPLVRQYYLGEKFQL